Proteins found in one Trichoplusia ni isolate ovarian cell line Hi5 chromosome 14, tn1, whole genome shotgun sequence genomic segment:
- the LOC113500810 gene encoding uncharacterized protein LOC113500810 produces METRSKRNRIGPLPGGDRRGTPGADAGCLSMRTVSGEELSRRAPTDKDTTADPFDEIDRLTDRTNSPIEPFSPSTVSYTPSLSSSPISNTAIPTPTLNVAREVNTFLPASTKAGKPRVRMRWSKEVNLFIMRTYYYITKLETDMTIYRKLLHELFSQKYPEINVSEQRISDQRRTIVRNKLIPQVELDRLKEEVRAQLEENTNANTLSDVQNQDVNVFSHDPFSQHLINTQTQNNLATDIGTQTESLTITIENDIHTLAEPDPLPDSWTANILEKFRTTLVLYSGMDPESRPRLPKLKYSPKLVQLVSVFNNNILGNIISEDTQLIDLNTIIYCTALAISEELGYKITDYLGNTRSKHHNKPAWQVRLERDIEKLRADCGRLTQFINNNRSRKVIKRVEAIFKSRITHTRHEDNNRKPEEFLDTLKQKLALKVHRLKRYKKAQQRKNDNIVFSNNEKMFYRNLLKPQAETISQSNLELPTKESLETFWSRIWEEQVQYNENAEWINEEEAKWLAIEEMSFAEVTETDVLNVTSRLHNWKSPGVDKIHNYWYKKLVSIHGSLAKNLTDIVLGKQIIPDFLATGVTYMLPKGKHSAEPSQYRPITCLPTVYKILTSVITLKINSHIEQHNIIAEEQKGCRRNHMGCKEQLIIDSVIHKHASTKSRNLHCTYIDYQKAFDSIPHSWLIKILQIYRINFKLIEFLSSIMTRWKTTLQLNYNRDTIISRQISIRKGIYQGDSLSPLWFCLALNPLSSMLHRSRVGYCLRHDTHDVVISHLIYMDDIKLYSKSETDMKKLIDTTTLFSKDINMQFGLDKCNTTYCKRQDQTR; encoded by the coding sequence ATGGAGACTCGTTCAAAGAGGAATCGTATAGGACCGCTGCCCGGGGGCGATCGCCGGGGCACACCTGGAGCTGACGCTGGGTGTCTCAGCATGCGAACCGTCAGCGGTGAGGAGTTGAGCAGGCGGGCTCCCACCGATAAGGATACTACAGCCGATCCCTTCGACGAAATTGACCGACTGACAGACAGGACAAATAGTCCAATAGAACCATTTAGCCCTAGTACAGTATCTTACACACCCTCTTTGTCATCTTCACCTATTAGTAATACAGCTATCCCTACGCCTACCTTGAATGTTGCGCGGGAGGTGAATACCTTTTTGCCCGCGTCCACCAAGGCTGGCAAACCTAGAGTACGCATGAGATGGAGTAAAGAAGTGAACCTTTTTATCATGCGTACATACTATTACATAACGAAATTAGAAACAGACATGACCATTTACCGTAAGCTACTTCACGAACTTTTCTCACAAAAATACCCGGAAATTAACGTATCTGAACAGAGAATCTCAGACCAAAGAAGAACAATAgttagaaataaattgataccCCAAGTAGAGTTAGATAGGCTTAAAGAAGAGGTCCGAGCGCAATTAGAAGAAAATACTAATGCTAATACATTATCAGATGTTCAAAATCAAgatgtaaatgttttttcacACGACCCGTTTAGTCAACACCTCATAAACACTCAAACCCAAAATAATTTAGCAACAGATATTGGTACACAGACAGAATCCTTAACAATAACTATAGAAAACGATATACATACCTTGGCTGAACCTGATCCATTACCAGACTCATGGACTGCGAATATACTAGAAAAGTTTAGAACAACCCTAGTACTTTACTCTGGAATGGATCCAGAGTCCCGGCCAAGGTTACCTAAACTTAAATACAGTCCCAAACTTGTGCAATTAGTGTcagtatttaacaataatatattaggtaACATTATTTCGGAGGATACTCAATTGATAGATTTAAATACAATCATATACTGCACAGCTCTTGCAATTTCTGAAGAATTAGGTTATAAAATCACCGATTACTTAGGAAATACTAGATCAAAGCATCATAATAAACCGGCGTGGCAAGTTAGATTAGAGAGGGACATAGAGAAGCTGAGAGCAGATTGTGGTAGGCTAAcacagtttattaataataatagatcaAGGAAAGTTATTAAAAGAGTAGAAGCAATATTCAAAAGTAGGATAACACATACTAGACATGAAGATAATAATAGGAAACCGGAAGAATTTTTAGATACTTTGAAACAGAAACTTGCGCTTAAAGTCCATAGAttaaagagatacaaaaaagCACAGCAGCGTAAGAATGataatatagtatttagtaataatgaaaaaatgttttatagaaatttattaaaaccacaAGCAGAGACTATCTCTCAGAGTAATCTCGAGTTGCCAACGAAAGAGTCGCTGGAAACATTTTGGTCTAGAATATGGGAAGAGCAAGTACAGTATAACGAAAACGCAGAGTGGATTAATGAAGAGGAGGCTAAGTGGCTTGCGATAGAAGAAATGAGTTTTGCTGAGGTTACCGAAacagatgttttaaatgttacaagtaGGCTTCATAATTGGAAATCCCCAGGGGTTGACAAAATACATAACTATTGGTATAAGAAATTAGTTTCAATACACGGAAGTTTAGCAAAGAATTTAACAGATATAGTATTAGGAAAACAGATAATACCGGATTTTTTAGCAACAGGAGTAACATATATGCTACCAAAAGGTAAACACTCAGCAGAACCTTCGCAATATAGACCGATTACTTGCCTTCCcacagtttataaaatattaacttcagtaattactttaaaaattaacagtCATATTGAACAACACAATATTATAGCAGAGGAACAAAAGGGGTGTAGGCGGAACCATATGGGATGTAAGGAACAGTTGATCATCGACTCCGTAATCCATAAACATGCATCTACAAAAAGTAGGAATCTTCATTGTACTTATATAGATTACCAGAAAGCTTTTGACAGTATTCCCCACTCTtggctaattaaaattttacagatCTATAGAATTAACTTTAAACTTATAGAATTCTTAAGCAGTATAATGACTCGATGGAAAActacattacaattaaattataaccGCGACACCATTATTAGCAGGCAAATATCTATTCGGAAAGGTATCTACCAAGGTGACTCCTTGAGTCCCCTATGGTTCTGTCTCGCGCTGAACCCTTTGTCCTCTATGTTACATCGAAGCCGGGTTGGGTATTGCCTCAGACATGATACACATGACGTTGTTATCTCACATCTAATTTATATGGATGacattaaattgtattcaaaatctGAAACAGAtatgaaaaaattaatagataccACAACATTATTTAGTAAAGATATTAACATGCAGTTTGGTTTAGATAAGTGTAACACTACATATTGTAAGAGGCAAGATCAAACCCGGTGA